In Aythya fuligula isolate bAytFul2 chromosome 14, bAytFul2.pri, whole genome shotgun sequence, the following proteins share a genomic window:
- the LOC116494864 gene encoding uncharacterized protein LOC116494864, producing the protein MAPRIRLSVAKPLPTICETHEEAMEDLTSNPKHAGSTSTNPDSYSSDDYIQSICHLARPTFPGLPVSSHKVPNRRILQSLEATSWSPSLPETSTCKLTNFISNVVPLGKVTPAPDDAETDFWSREDPLAQIYTGAGKLCSSKGSWSKSSSQCNSSSCTDTPHGDLQPPAMKGKAEGNPSFPRVFSFPRLPSPRPVQKETLCSEMRYLRRDEGAVLSSNHSQKEGGTMFINGEKLLPCSAGGKLLGNRVLRCSVRKQSSSFNTAGADEKEEREIYSSDKNAMGDVPSKQRYSECFQAAKKAVIHNWISEHRCIWKEAKIKACLLPAIAEV; encoded by the coding sequence ATGGCACCCCGGATAAGGCTCAGTGTTGCAAAACCTCTCCCAACCATATGTGAAACCCATGAGGAAGCAATGGAAGACTTGACCAGCAACCCAAAACACGCTGGAAGCACTTCAACCAACCCAGATTCATACTCCAGTGATGATTACATCCAATCTATCTGCCACCTTGCCAGACCCACCTTCCCGGGCCTTCCCGTAAGCAGCCATAAAGTTCCTAACAGAAGGATTCTGCAGAGCCTTGAAGCCACGTCAtggtccccatccctgccagAAACATCAACATGTAAATTGACCAATTTCATCTCAAATGTGGTACCACTGGGAAAAGTCACGCCTGCTCCTGATGATGCAGAAACCGATTTCTGGTCCAGAGAGGACCCCCTGGCACAGATCTACACGGGTGCAGGAAAGCTCTGTTCCTCCAAGGGTTCTTGGAGTAAAAGCTCCTCACAGTGCAACTCTTCCAGCTGCACAGACACCCCACATGGTGACCTTCAACCCCCAGccatgaaaggaaaagctgaagggaACCCAAGTTTCCCACGGGTGTTCAGTTTTCCAAGGCTTCCTTCTCCAAGGCCAGTGCAGAAAGAAACACTCTGCTCGGAGATGAGGTATCTCAGAAGGGATGAGGGAGCAGTTTTAAGCAGTAATCACAGTCAGAAAGAAGGTGGTACCATGTTCATTAATGGTGAAAAGCTATTGCCATGCTCAGCCGGAGGGAAGCTGCTAGGAAACCGAGTTTTGCGGTGCTCTGTAAGGAAGCAGAGCAGTTCATTCAATACAGCAGGTGCcgatgaaaaagaagagagagaaatttattCCAGTGACAAAAATGCAATGGGTGATGTTCCCAGTAAACAGAGATATTCTGAGTGCTTCCAGGCAGCTAAAAAAGCCGTGATCCATAACTGGATTTCAGAGCACAGATGCATCTGGAAAGAAGCAAAGATAAAGGCTTGTTTGCTTCCAGCCATCGCTGAAGTGTGA